The Wolbachia endosymbiont of Ctenocephalides felis wCfeT genomic interval AAAGGGCAGGGGATGTAATCCCTCAGATTGTTGAAGTGGATAAGGATTCTCGTTCTAAAAATGTGTCTGAATTTGTATTTCCTGAGGCATGTCCTGAGTGTGGAAGTAAAGTGCAAAATGTTGAGGGAGAAGCAGCAGTAAGGTGCCCTGAAGAGTTTACCTGTAGAGCTCAGATTATAGCGAAGCTAAAATATTTTATATCCAAAGATGCATTCGACATAGTTGGCCTTGGTGGAAAACAGATAGAGTTCTTTTATGACCTTGGCCTGATAAAACAAATACCAGATATTTTTACTTTAGAAGAAAAATTGAACGGATTTAACCTTAAACAACAACCAGGTTGGGGTGAGAAGTCAATAGCTGGTTTATTAAATTCTATACAAAATAAAAAAGCGATAGCGTTGGATAGGCTAATATTTTCTCTAGGCGTGAGATTTGTTGGTCGGGTGACAGCCAAACTTCTAGCAAGTTATTATACCTCTTACAATAATTGGTATGGCAACATGATTAAATTACCACTTAATAAAGAAATTTTTTCTGAATTAGAAAGTATAGGTGGTGTGGGAAAAAAGACGGCTGAATCCTTAAAATCTTTCTTTTCTGAAGAGCGTAACATGAAGATGTTAAACGATCTTATTTTCCATCTTAATGTTCTTCCTGTAAATGTTAACTCTAGTGATTCTATCTTAAATAATAAAATTGTAGTATTTACTGGCACACTGCTTACTATGAGTAGAGGCGAAGCAAAAGTAAGAGCCGAAGCTCTGGGAGCAAAGGTTGGTTCAAGTCTTTCTATAAAAACAGATTACCTCATTGCTGGAGAAAATCCTGGTTCTAAATACAAGAAAGCAATGGAACTTGGCATAAAAATTTTAAATGAAGATCAGTGGCGCAGTTTAATTTAAATGTTCTTCACCTCACACTTTAAACATGATATCTTGTACAACTCACTAATTGAAAAATGTTGTTACCTTTTTTGTTAATATTAGCTCTGATTGCTAAATTTATTGAAATTGACATTTCCGTACCCAGCTTTCCTGATATTGTACGCTACTTTAATGTATCAGAAGGGGTGATCCAACTAACTATAGCCTATAATTTTTTGGGTTTTTGTATAGGAGGATTGTTTCTTGGTCCGTTGTCGGAATGTTATGGCAGAAGAAGAATTATGATTTTAGGCAACACTTTACTACTGATTGGAGCTGTTGGCTGCGTCTTTGCCCCAACTGTCTTTTGGCTTATGGTTTCGCGTTTTATTCAAGGAATTGGTGCTAGCGCATCTGTGGTTGTATTTGCAGTGGTTGCAGACAGTTATCAAGGTGAAAGAGCAGTAAGGTTTATCGGTATAATGAATGCAACCTTAACTGTGGTTATGGCAATTGCACCAGTTTTAGGAAGTTTGATTAATAATGCTGTAGGATGGCGTGGCAACTATGCGAGTGTTGCAGCAATTTGTTTTGTTTCATGGGTTTTATTACTTTTAGCATTACCAGAAACAAAAAAAGACTTTGAAGTCTTTAGTGTAAAAAAAATGATAGGTGATTATAAAAGTTTACTGCTAAGTTCAAGATTCGTTGTACTCTCTATGATACCAAGCTTCTTTTCTGCTGCTTATATGTCATTCATTACTTGTGGACCATTTTTGTATATGGAAACTTTTGGTTTGTCTAGCACTAGTTATGCACTACATCAAGGTGCAATTGTTGGATTCTTTTCATTAATCAGCCTTTTTTCTGGTAAAATTTTACATAAACTTGGAGCAAGGTGGTGCGTGATTCTGGGGACAGCCATAATTATTCTTGGGTCTTTTTTGCTTTTAATATTCAGTGTAACTGCACCTCTTTCTCCTCACTTTACAACATTATCTGTAATTATTTTTGGTATTGGATGTGCAATGTGCCAAGCAGTGATTTTCAATGCATCTATCAGTGTTTTTCCAGAAATGAAAGGTACAGCCTCTTCTGCAGTTTCATTTATTAGATCGTTTATCATGGCTATTTTCATAGGTTTAGCAAGCTATACCTATAACGGTCAAGCAATTAGTGTAGCTCTCCTTATGTTGTCTGCAGTAACTCTAGAACTTATCTTCACTGTTTATTTATTGTTTTCAAAGTCTGGAGAGGAGCTGTAAAGTTGATTCAAATGCCTTCTGATACTTTTGCACAGTTGTAACTGAAGGATTGCCTTCTTGTTATTCTATAACTTGATCATATGACCTAGTCGAAAAATCTGGGTTGGCTATAATCATATCTCCTCTTCTTTATGATACCTATAACTTCCACAAGCAGTGCAAATACAAACGAAGAGTACAAATAACCTTTTGGTAATTTTATATGAATTCCTTCAAGCACAAGATACACACCAACAAGCAGAATAAATAAAATAGCAATTAATTTTAAGTTTGGATTAGACTGTATTAATATTGTAGTATAGTTCGATAAAAATATCATTGCTAATATGGAAAACGTAAATGCTATAGCAATTATTACCATATTGTGAGTCAATGCTATAGCAGTCAATATTGAGTCAACAGAAAAAACTAGGTCTATCAGCATAATCTGCAGAACAACCAAGAAAAATTGTGATTTCGCACTTACTTTTGTTACTTTTTCCTCCTTGCCTACAAAAATATCGTTTAACAACTCCATAGCACTCTTAACAATCAGAAATA includes:
- a CDS encoding multidrug effflux MFS transporter, with amino-acid sequence MLLPFLLILALIAKFIEIDISVPSFPDIVRYFNVSEGVIQLTIAYNFLGFCIGGLFLGPLSECYGRRRIMILGNTLLLIGAVGCVFAPTVFWLMVSRFIQGIGASASVVVFAVVADSYQGERAVRFIGIMNATLTVVMAIAPVLGSLINNAVGWRGNYASVAAICFVSWVLLLLALPETKKDFEVFSVKKMIGDYKSLLLSSRFVVLSMIPSFFSAAYMSFITCGPFLYMETFGLSSTSYALHQGAIVGFFSLISLFSGKILHKLGARWCVILGTAIIILGSFLLLIFSVTAPLSPHFTTLSVIIFGIGCAMCQAVIFNASISVFPEMKGTASSAVSFIRSFIMAIFIGLASYTYNGQAISVALLMLSAVTLELIFTVYLLFSKSGEEL
- a CDS encoding TerC family protein, with protein sequence MLEDLWTLLVLTLLETILGIDNLIFISLAIDKVSKDLKEKVRFIGLGLALLMRFVILFFTSAILSMQKPIFHAALLDISVKDLLMIAGGVFLIVKSAMELLNDIFVGKEEKVTKVSAKSQFFLVVLQIMLIDLVFSVDSILTAIALTHNMVIIAIAFTFSILAMIFLSNYTTILIQSNPNLKLIAILFILLVGVYLVLEGIHIKLPKGYLYSSFVFALLVEVIGIIKKRRYDYSQPRFFD